In the genome of Streptomyces lydicus, the window TCCCAGGGACGAGTCACGGCCTCAGGGGAAGAGCTGTGACGAGTACCCGGTGGCCACGTCGAAGGAGGGCCTGTCCGCCGGTGGTCAGCGTCGCACCTTCCCGGGGTGCTCCATACCCACAGTGCCCTCACGCACGGGGGCGAAGGGGGCAAGCGCCTGCATGATCAGTGTTTCCGATCAGAACTACCAGGGCGGCATGAACAGCAGCTTCTACAAGGCCGAGCGGATGCTGGACGGAGATCCCTACCGGGTGTTGATCGGCGACTGACCGCTCATGGAGGGGGCGCTGCGGGATTCTCCGTGGTGCCTCCTCCGTTCCTGCTCCCGGGTAGCCTCATACACGTGACCACATCGTCTGTCATGTTCGTCAACGAAGGCATTTTCGGCGTCTCGGACGACGCCCGGGTGCCCATGGAAACGGTTCGATGGTCGAACGGCCTCGCCGCTCCGATGGACCACGGAGCGTGGATCCTCACCGGCATCAACACCGGGCATGTGCGCGTGAAGGCCCAGTGCCTCGATGCCGCACCGTCCGTTGAGGCGGCCGACTGGGAAGAGATCGTAGAGGTCAGCGTGCGGTCGGTCGCCGGCGATCTGTGCATCAACTCCGGTTACGACATCACGCCCGATGACCTTCCCGCGCTCAACCCCCAAGGACCGGGCTGGTATCGCATGCGCGTCCATGCCTCGGGGCGTTCGATCAACCCGGACGGGGTCAGCGAAGAGCCTGTCGAGGACTACCTCATTGCCGTCTGGCCGCAAGAGCCGGCGGAGTCCGTCGTCATCCGCTCCAGCAAGATGATCGACGAGGCGCTGCTGGCCAACGCCGACACAACACCCGAGGACATTTCACACGCGACCCCGGAGCCGGACGACGCAGCCGAAAGAGACCGGAGGGCCGACGTACGAGCACGACTTCTGCGATCACTGCAAGACGACTGAACCACGAGTCCCCCGCCGTTCTCCTGCTGCTTCCCTGACGAGAATTCCTGGCCCGCTGTCCACCGACCGCATTGTCGGCCCTGGACATCCCGGGGCCGGCAGCAGCCCTTACGCCCTGTCGGCGGGCACCTGCGTTCCTCCATCAACGCAAGGACTGGCACAGCTCCACCGCCGCCCAGATCGCCGTCCCCCACGCAGGAGACAGGGATCCACAACACCTCGCCGCTCTCGCCGCCCAGTTGTGCCACCAGTCCCTGGCCTGAGACGCGCACACCCGCCACCCGTTCCCGCTGCATGTTGCCGACGCCATGGACCGCGCCCACCCCGAGTACCGCGGCCCCAGCATCGAGCCCACCGTCACGCCCGAGGCCGACGAAACACAGGACGGCGTGTAGAACACCGACTCCGGTCAGCCGTTGGCATTGCCCAAACGCTCAACCTTCCATGCGGTAACGGCTCTGGGACACGACTGCTTGGCGGATCTTGGTGGTGAAGTCGGAGGTACGGGCGATCCGATCCACGCCGCCGGCCTTGTTGCGGCGCAGGACGCTCTTGAAGCTCTGTTCCAAAGTTCCTGTCATGCGGAACATCAAGTCGTCGGTGAGATGGCCGAGGTCGATGTTGAGAAGGTCCCGCAGCGAAGGCTGCCGTAGTCGTGTGAGGGTGTAGGCAGACATGGCCGCCAATGGATAGAGCCAGTTTTCGAGCGAATCACCCAGCAAAGGCCGGTCCTCGGCATAGTGGGTGAGGAACGCGCGCAGCCTGGTGTGCACATCGAGGCACAAGGGGTAGATGTCCAGATCGTGCCTTGGGGAGAAAATCTGTGCGTAGTGCTGATCGTCGAGCAGCAGTGCGTCGGAGTGCCGCAGTGCGGTATGTGGTTCATGCATCACGAAAGCGGTGAACTCGCGCGCAAGTCTGGCCATGCTGACGACCCGATCGAGGGGGAACCCGAGATTGCGGTAGTAGCTGGCTCGGCGCTCGTAGTAGTAGCCGCCCGCCTGGCCAAGGCTCTCCTCGATGTCCTTCTGGATGGACTCGGTGGCTCGCAACGCGCCGGCGGGCAGCTGGGTCTGGCTGTTTGTCGCCCGAATGATGCGGTCGCGAGCTGTGCCGGACTCAGGCGCGACCACGATCTTCACTAGGAGGGACCGGTCGCGGTGCTGACCACCGTTCTGGAAGTAGCTATAGATCTCGTGGCTGGTCTGTAGCCCGTTGACGATCTGAGGCTCCTTGACCACGATCTTCTTACCAGCGATCTGGGCTGCGTCCGCGACGACGGTGACACCGTTGTTGAACCACCAGAAGTCCTCGCCCGTCCCAGACTTCAGAGTCTCACCGATGGCGTTGTTTACCGCCGTGGACCCCGCATAGTCACGCACGTTGGACTCGAACAGCTCCAAGCGCAAAGCCTCGTTGTCGGACGTGATGAAGCGGTAATACTCGTCCAGCCGCGCCAAACACACGTATCCCTCGCCGAGCGAAGTACTCATCGGCGTTTCGGTGAACACCATCTGTGCGACCGCTTTGGTTCCACGGGCAGTCCGCTCCCGCAAGTCAGCGGCGTTGAGATATTCCAGGTCGGCCCGCGTATCGGATGTGATCTTCGCAAGCTCGCGCCTAAGCCTGTCGCCCTTGGCCTTCACGTTGGGGTGCGGTGTCTCTGCCGACTTGTTCGCGTAGATGACCTTGATACGAACCTGCGGGAAGGAAGACGCCAATTCCTCAAGGACATGCAGGAACCGACGCGTGCGTTCAAGCAGCTTGGCGTTGGTGTGCGGGACCAAGTCCTCCTCGTCCCGACCCATGTCCAGCAGCGCAGGCAGGTGGAAGTGCAGCTTCTCGATCACCGACTCCTGGTAACCGGACGA includes:
- a CDS encoding AIPR family protein, yielding MLERILEDQHRKLAPDKNRDDFFTFFAADKALQDWDLDNDEITDGIVDGAHDCGIDGIWTFVDERYVTADAHQFLPSRVGKIELVILQAKNSSGYQESVIEKLHFHLPALLDMGRDEEDLVPHTNAKLLERTRRFLHVLEELASSFPQVRIKVIYANKSAETPHPNVKAKGDRLRRELAKITSDTRADLEYLNAADLRERTARGTKAVAQMVFTETPMSTSLGEGYVCLARLDEYYRFITSDNEALRLELFESNVRDYAGSTAVNNAIGETLKSGTGEDFWWFNNGVTVVADAAQIAGKKIVVKEPQIVNGLQTSHEIYSYFQNGGQHRDRSLLVKIVVAPESGTARDRIIRATNSQTQLPAGALRATESIQKDIEESLGQAGGYYYERRASYYRNLGFPLDRVVSMARLAREFTAFVMHEPHTALRHSDALLLDDQHYAQIFSPRHDLDIYPLCLDVHTRLRAFLTHYAEDRPLLGDSLENWLYPLAAMSAYTLTRLRQPSLRDLLNIDLGHLTDDLMFRMTGTLEQSFKSVLRRNKAGGVDRIARTSDFTTKIRQAVVSQSRYRMEG
- a CDS encoding RNaseH domain-containing protein; the encoded protein is MSALDIPGPAAALTPCRRAPAFLHQRKDWHSSTAAQIAVPHAGDRDPQHLAALAAQLCHQSLA